A stretch of Uloborus diversus isolate 005 unplaced genomic scaffold, Udiv.v.3.1 scaffold_1407, whole genome shotgun sequence DNA encodes these proteins:
- the LOC129232963 gene encoding snRNA-activating protein complex subunit 3-like isoform X1 gives MDIVHEADKRGWISKSSNVKRFVEEWNYKLNRNALFEHGSFLTENMFKEIDSTFSLEVCPEVAEYEYSRFLEIPEDVELVTLIVQKIELNKRNSSVKYDKQVYQHFRNYNFPPHQMVGAENVEDIPFEPVDEPEVALTVQIYRPEKKATPYDRKFLSRLPCFKIESNFMVLGNQYLCELRDKIECLSDKVIPFELSDFPDMEISTTCKDLYKSGFFYIEGVVYNDMRDPDCRDYSEPVIQWSKTGTDVMEMQKGSMENTKFKDLKLRLGYPYLYNHQGNCEHLLVFSDMRLLSDEDVKNKNAYPMLVTARHNKRIFCMVCKIFDARWVVFNNPRLPETPFMFCKKCYVGFNYDSNKQKIGQFKAYRFIDPPAVMNA, from the exons ATGGATATTGTACATGAAGCTGACAAGCGTGGTTGGATATCAAAATCTTCAAATGTTAAGCGCTTTGTTGAGGAATGGAATTATAAGTTGAATAGGAATGCCTTGTTTGAACATGGAAGTTTTTTGACCGAAAATATGTTTAAGGAAATAGACTCGACTTTTAG CTTGGAAGTTTGTCCTGAAGTAGCAGAATATGAATATTCCAGATTCCTCGAAATTCCAGAAGATGTAGAGTTGGTGACACTGAT cgTGCAAAAAATAGAGTTGAATAAAAGAAATAGTAGTGTGAAGTATGACAAACAGGTTTATCAACATTTCAGGAACTATAATTTTCCTCCTCATCAG atgGTGGGAGCTGAAAATGTAGAAGACATTCCATTTGAACCTGTGGATGAACCTGAAGTCGCTTTGACAGTTCAGATATACAGACCCGAAAAAAAGGCTACTCCTTATGATAGAAAATTTCTTTCCAGACTTCCTTGTTTTAAG ATTGAATCAAATTTTATGGTTCTTGGTAACCAATATTTGTGTGAATTACGAGATAAAATAGAATGTCTTTCTGATAAAGTAATTCCTTTTGAGCTAAGTGATTTTCCAGACATGGAAATTTCTACAACGTGCAAG gatttataCAAATCtggttttttttacattgaaggtGTAGTATATAATGACATGAGAGATCCTGATTGTCGAGATTATAGTGA accAGTCATTCAATGGTCCAAAACTGGCACAGATGTGATGGAGATGCAAAAAGGTAGCatggaaaacacaaaatttaaagatttgaagTTACGTCTGGGATACCCATATCTATATAACCATCAAGGAAATTGTGAACATTTACTAGTATTTAGTGACATGAG ACTGTTGTCCGATGAGGATGTAAAGAATAAAAATGCATATCCAATGCTCGTTACTGCAAGGCAtaacaaaagaatattttgcatGGTTTGTAAAATATTTGATGCGAG atgGGTAGTCTTTAACAATCCACGCCTTCCTGAAACTCCTtttatgttttgcaaaaaatgCTATGTTGGTTTCAACTATGACAGTAATAAGCAAAAGATTGGACAGTTTAAGGCCTATCGTTTCATCGATCCTCCAGCTGTGATGAATGCGTAA
- the LOC129232963 gene encoding snRNA-activating protein complex subunit 3-like isoform X2 yields the protein MDIVHEADKRGWISKSSNVKRFVEEWNYKLNRNALFEHGSFLTENMFKEIDSTFSLEVCPEVAEYEYSRFLEIPEDVELVTLIVQKIELNKRNSSVKYDKQVYQHFRNYNFPPHQMVGAENVEDIPFEPVDEPEVALTVQIYRPEKKATPYDRKFLSRLPCFKIESNFMVLGNQYLCELRDKIECLSDKVIPFELSDFPDMEISTTCKDLYKSGFFYIEGVVYNDMRDPDCRDYSEPVIQWSKTGTDVMEMQKGSMENTKFKDLKLRLGYPYLYNHQGNCEHLLVFSDMRWVVFNNPRLPETPFMFCKKCYVGFNYDSNKQKIGQFKAYRFIDPPAVMNA from the exons ATGGATATTGTACATGAAGCTGACAAGCGTGGTTGGATATCAAAATCTTCAAATGTTAAGCGCTTTGTTGAGGAATGGAATTATAAGTTGAATAGGAATGCCTTGTTTGAACATGGAAGTTTTTTGACCGAAAATATGTTTAAGGAAATAGACTCGACTTTTAG CTTGGAAGTTTGTCCTGAAGTAGCAGAATATGAATATTCCAGATTCCTCGAAATTCCAGAAGATGTAGAGTTGGTGACACTGAT cgTGCAAAAAATAGAGTTGAATAAAAGAAATAGTAGTGTGAAGTATGACAAACAGGTTTATCAACATTTCAGGAACTATAATTTTCCTCCTCATCAG atgGTGGGAGCTGAAAATGTAGAAGACATTCCATTTGAACCTGTGGATGAACCTGAAGTCGCTTTGACAGTTCAGATATACAGACCCGAAAAAAAGGCTACTCCTTATGATAGAAAATTTCTTTCCAGACTTCCTTGTTTTAAG ATTGAATCAAATTTTATGGTTCTTGGTAACCAATATTTGTGTGAATTACGAGATAAAATAGAATGTCTTTCTGATAAAGTAATTCCTTTTGAGCTAAGTGATTTTCCAGACATGGAAATTTCTACAACGTGCAAG gatttataCAAATCtggttttttttacattgaaggtGTAGTATATAATGACATGAGAGATCCTGATTGTCGAGATTATAGTGA accAGTCATTCAATGGTCCAAAACTGGCACAGATGTGATGGAGATGCAAAAAGGTAGCatggaaaacacaaaatttaaagatttgaagTTACGTCTGGGATACCCATATCTATATAACCATCAAGGAAATTGTGAACATTTACTAGTATTTAGTGACATGAG atgGGTAGTCTTTAACAATCCACGCCTTCCTGAAACTCCTtttatgttttgcaaaaaatgCTATGTTGGTTTCAACTATGACAGTAATAAGCAAAAGATTGGACAGTTTAAGGCCTATCGTTTCATCGATCCTCCAGCTGTGATGAATGCGTAA